Part of the Loxodonta africana isolate mLoxAfr1 chromosome 15, mLoxAfr1.hap2, whole genome shotgun sequence genome is shown below.
TTCTGCACTGATACAACTCCATAAAAGGCTAAAACTGTAGTATTTACCAATCCATAAGACATTTTAATGGAAGAATTAGCAtgattttttttagtgttttcagaagcacatttaataagCTAAGCAACATTTTTCATGGTTGAAAATATCACTTTATTTTCCTAAACAAGTCAAATAATGGTGTACCTGAGAAGGTAAACAGTTTTTCCTGGTACTATTACTAAACTGTAGACAATCActtttaaaatcttaattttGCAGTGTCCTGATGGTATTTAGAGACTAACAGGCCCTCGCTCTAGAAAGATTCCTTCAAAATCATGGGTAAACTCTACTCCTATGGATAAGAAGcttcaacaacaaaagaaaactattttcctattaacaaacaaaatttttcaaaatataattatttaaaaatttagagGACTTTAATTTTAACAATAATCCACAAAGTAGAAAGCATGTGAAAATTGTCAATACCAAAGACTGGGATAGTAATAACTTTGGCATTAGTATTTTACttgaaacatcttggaacatgaaAGCAAAGGACTCCACAGAAGGTGaaattttggctttatatttacttGTTTTCAGGTATCACTTGCACAGTGTAAGCACAGATATGTTCAGCAAACATTTTAGTGGCAGAATGACAGCTTGCTCTTATAATTGGAGAATTTTAGATGAAATTGACAATTTGGGGAAGATAAcggctttttcatttctttcaagtTTCGAACTTAGTTACATCCCTTTATCCATCCAGTATTTATAGAGCAACCTGAGCATGGATAAATGACAGGTGCAGGGTGCAGCACTGTGGAATCTAATCTAGATGCTGATCTACAGGGAATCACACTAAAGTGTTAATAATTGCTACCACAATTTTTTCCAGCTATGACATTCTTTGAATCTAGcatgcattttccacattgttTTTAGCACAATGGTATTTCTGGAAGATATCAGTATTAGTTCAAGTGTTTTATTATAACTTTTATTTCCCATATGTATGTCAGATTTATCTGTACTATTAGGAAACCATGATCCACATCTATATTGAAAATCCAGGCACAACATGAACAAGTCACTTAAGTCtttccaatttcatttttttaaactataaaatgggaataataagttcatatcacatagggttgctggAGAAAATATATCAAATAGTATTTATGAAGTACATGGACAGTTTTAAtcacatggttaaaaaaaaaaaaaaggaaaccactgCCGTCGTTccagtctatttcgactcatagcaaacctacaggacaaagtTAAACTGcgctatagggttcccaaggctgtaaatctttactgatgcAGACTGGAACATCTGCAACTGatgggttgaaactgccaacctttccgtcaTCAGCtcatttcttaaccactgcaccaccaggactccttaatcaCATGATAAGTACTAAATAAATAGTAATACCACCctcattttcattcttctttcaACACCGTTTTCCTTGTTTCTGATACACCATCAATCTTTAATGATATATTTTGGATCTCTCTCTTTTGAACATAGAACAGTCATCACGATATCCCATGCCAGGACTCATCAACTTCCTTCAAAACTCATGTCTTGGAGATACACACATTCTTTCTGCTTTGGTCTTTAATGCCATCGGGTGAGTGATAAAAGATCCGATTTGAAGGTGAGTGCAACATGCGCTAAAACGACATGCCTAAGACATGCAAAGACAGCATGCTCTAAATACCAAGTAAAATTTCCATTCTGTTGCCACGGTCCTCCAGAACAAAAGCCCCAAGGGTCATGGAACACGTCAGGTTATACAAGAATATGTAGCACATGGTGTTTTGAGAATGAATGGGTTTTACCTTCTCCTCATTAGAAAACTCACTTCCTTCCTGGATGTGGAGCTCAATTTGAGTGTTACACTTAAGGTTAACCATTCAGTTAGTTACTTTCCAGAGCCACTGTTTCAATACTTTTGAATTGTTGCCAGGAATCAAGGTACTCTCTAAGGGGAAACCAGCCTACATCTGTGGTCAGTATATTATTTTTGTAGTTTACATTAATATATTCCTCACATAAATTGCATTGAATGGTTTCTCTGATATGATAAAGAGATAAAAACAAGATGGCCGACATAAGTagctaaaagaagaaacagaagatgaaGTGGAGAAGGAGCCACGTAGAGACAGACAGGCCTTCTGTCATATATGATCACTTGTTGTAACACGCCTAACTACCTGCAAATTTTTAACCACAATGAGACTTAGTTacctaatatataaaataattagaCTAATAATTGTTGTGGGATTCCTAGACAGTAAACgtgccttaaaagaaagtccTGCTCATCTATGTCCaaaaaccaaccactgaaaattttgtggagaacagttctactctgacacacgtggggttgccatgagtccgaatcagctTAATGGCAACCAGTATACTGGTAGTATATGTTTTACAGAAGAATTGAGAGGATTGCAAATAAGACATGCAAGgtactttgttgttgtcatttcagttaggtgccattgagtcagttttcaactcatattgatgctgcatgacagagtagaactaccctgtagggttttctaggctgtaatctttacagaagcagattggtagatctttcttccacagagccacttaGATGAGTTTGAACCTtctcgttagcagctgagtgcttcaccatgGCACCACTGAGTCTCAGAACACTCATTATTCTAAGTTATCAGAATAGTTCTTCGGATGTTCAGACGCTAGTTAATACTAAGACTCACTGTTAGAGCACggaaacaaaaaaatatgtacaATTCCATCTGATGTGTATTTGCATGACCCATAATTCTGAGATCCCAGAATCTTTAACTTTTAACATACAACAGGGACCTGGGGAAAGAGCTGGAGGTACCTGAATGGTAAGACTTGTACCTGGTTCACACTGCATAAATTCACACCTACCTCGaatttcttcttcccttcctctatAGAATTCCCATAGGAAAATGGCAGCAGGAAATCACTCCACAGTGACTGAGTTCTTCCTTGCCGGGCTAACAGAAAAGTCAGAACGCCAGCtgcccctctttcttttcttcctaggagTCTATATTATCACAGTGGTGGGGAATCTGGGCATGATCACACTGATTGGGCTCAGTTCTCACCTGCATATCCCCTtgtactatttcctcagcagtttgtccttcattgatctctgctattccactgtcattacccccaaaatgctggtgaactttgtgacagagaagaacaccATCTCCTACCCCGAATGCATGACTCAGCtctacttcttcatttttttaattatatcggAATGTCATATGTTGGCTGTGATGGCATACGATGGCTATGTTGCTGTCTGTAATCCATTGCTTTACAATGTCACCATGTCTTGTCAGGTCTACTCCTGGTTGGTAGTTGAGGTATATATGATGGGCTTGATTGGTGCCACAGTTCACACAGGTTATATGCTAAGAGTGGTTTTCTGCAAGGCTAAAATAATCAACCATTACTTTTGTGATCTTTTTGCACTAATGGAGCTGTCCTGCTCCAGCACTTACATCAACGAAGTGGTGCTTTTTTGTCTCAGTGCATTTAATATTTTTGCACCAATCTTGGTCATCCTTGGCTCCTATGTCTCCATCATTGCCAGCATTCTGCTCATCCACTCTACTGTGAGCAGGTCCAAAGCCTTCAGCACATGCAGCTCCCACATCTCAGCTGTCACAATCTTCTATGGTTCTGCAGCCTTCACCTACCTTCAGCCATCAAGTGTCAGCTCCATGGACCAAGGCAAATTGTCTTCTGTGTTTTACACCATTATCGTGCCAATGCTGAACTCcctgatctacagcctgaggaataaggatgtcaaaaGTGCTCTAAAAAAATCATTGAGAAAAGACTATTTTGCATTAACAAAGATTTATAATTCTTGGAGAAGATCCAGTAAAGAAGGAGTCCAGAGATAGCAACATATATACACAAGTAGTGAGATTATTTCCAACACTCTAATATTTGGAAAAAGATCCCAAGGACAAGACTGGATTCATAGTGCCACGTGGAGGACAGTCACTTGGAGGGCAGTGTCAATTCTAAGAAGTCCCAGAGGTCACCTGTAGTAATCCATATTACCtcctatcatttaaaaaaaaaaaaattcaaagacctTCATGTGGGgagattataaattatataaatggCATTTGGAACTTTGTTAGATACGATCTATCAGAATTCATAGAATGATCCTTTTCGTCTGTGTCCTCTGATCttaatatatttttgtgtattgaaTCTCTTTCGGAAAAAAAATGAtctctaaaataaataatttttaaacactTGACATCTACCAAATGCCATCCCTTCTAGTTACTAAGTGCAGAGAAGTATATTAAGGAATGCGGAGGCAGATGATggattttattgttgttaggtgctgtcaggttggttccaattcatggaggccctatgtacaacagaattaaacactgcctggtcctgtggcatcctcccaatcgttgttatgcttgaggtcattgttgtagccactcttccaatccatcttgttgggggtcttcctctttttcactggtgaTGGATGATAACACATAATTCCTGCCCACAAGATGATAACTCTGTAGTGCAAGACACTGATAGACTAATTATGGCCAAATATATTAAGTGTATTATTACTTATTTCTTTATGCTACATTCTTTTCTTCACAGTTTTAGTATTGTGCTACTACCTCCTTTCCTTGAGAATCCTATATTCATTTTCCCCATATCTAAAAGATTTTGTTTTCAGCCACATCATGGAATCACAGATGTAGAAGTGATGTTTTTGACCATGCATTGAAATCATACAGATCAATTATTCACATGCAAATTTAaaaactggaaaattatttttgacTAATTACATGTACCCCTCCTCCCCAAAGACTcaatatttattctgaaaaaaaaaatggggggacAGAATTATTTCATAGACAATAATTGCCTGGGCCCTGAAATAAAATTTGAGGATCTCCCTCCTTACCTagggttatggattgaactgtgccccccaaaaagatgtgtcaacttagctaggtcatagttcccagtattgtgtggtcgttcaccgttttgtcatctgatatgattttcctatgagcTATAAATCcttcctctgtgatgttaatgaagcagaattagaggcagttatattaatgaggcaggactcaatctacaagcttaggttgtgtcttgagtcgatctcttttgagatataaacagagaagctagcagagagaaagggagactTCAGCACCACCAACCATGAATAACAGGGAGGGGagcacatctttggacccagagtatttgtgctgagaagctcctaaactaggggaaagttgatgacaaggaccttctcccagagctgacagagagagaaagccttcccctgaagctgacaccctgaatttggacttctagcctgctagactgtgagagaataaattcctctcgttaaagccatccactcgtggtatttccgTAGCAggactagatagctaagacacctaGTAAAGAGGaagtttaaaatagaaaatgtgaCTCAGATGATAGTTTGGGAAGACTTCCAAGCAATAAATttcccactcttcccctttcccaaaTAAGCTCCCATTGGTGCTTTTTAGAACAGCAACCAGAAAACTCTTATTAGTCCTCCTCAGAGGcaataaacaacaataacaaaataaataaacagttgcctTGGAGTCCTTTCTACTGAGAACTCTCAGAAGCTCTTCGTGGCACCAGGTCCTGCCAGCTCCTCCTGCCAGCTGCTGAACTCCCACAACTTCTCTTGCCCATGGTAGCAGCACCTGGATGCATTTCCCCATCTTTCTCTGGAATGTTTCTTTAGACTTTTAAAGACCAGATATTTCACTTTACTTTTAGGACCATTTCTAGATTAGAACTcctggtgtttttgttttaatgcttcTGAGATTCTAAGCCTCCGAAACAGTTGCATTAAGGAGACAAGCATGGACATCTCCAAATAACATCATGCTTTTGATTGTTCATCTGCATAAAGCTGTACCCAGAGGCAGAGCACAGGGCTAAGGGGGCTTTTTTGACCAAGCGTGAGCATTTACACctcattaaaatgtatttttaaattcatcTGACTGGTCTGACATGCATTCCTTGCTTTGTCATTAGCAAATAGTTAACATTAATACCCCAATGTGATATCACCCTTCACCTCCCACATGAAATCACAAGTTGTAATGAGAGAGGTGACGATATTTTCCTCTTTGGAAACTGGAAGCAACTTCTTACTTGACTATCTATGCACTAATTAGTCCTTATCTCCACATCTCATGTTTTAATCCTACAAAAAAATGTGTTTGTGTGTtcatctgtatatgtatatatatatacatgtttgtgatccttatatttgtatatatttatgtgtaacataaatgtgtatgtatctgtATTATACACATAAATGTATACTGCTTGGACATGTTTTACAAGGattatgtataatttttattttattactccATATATTGAACAAATGACATCCagtgagaagtttttttttttttccccgcacTAAAGGGTGATAGCTTAAATTAATTGTCTGTAAGAATTGTATGTGtttcagagattttttaaaaatatatttccagtGTAAtgtattacttaatatggcccttgtagccatggtctttgtgactcacacacattGACTGAGTcagactatgcaaataaaaaccaaaccattgccgtcgagtcgattccaactcatagcgaccctatagacagagtagaactgccgctaCAGAGTTTCACGCAAGTGAGGTATACAAAATCTGCGATGGCTGGGtttaagtgtcaacttggctaggccatgaatcccaatattgtatggctgtcctccattGTATGTGTTGTCTGTCTTGACCCCTACATGTTGATGAGAAAGGACTGGTATAGACTGTGTCTTGGGTCGCAGCCTTGCAGATGGGCATGACTGAAGTCCTACCCTTACTAAAGTTATGCCCTTCTCTGGGGTttggcctgcatctaagatatatgtTTGTGCCCTGGTGaggctctttctctctccatctggaTCCCAATTCCGGGTAGTGATCAAttgacctcaggttcttgggTCTTAAGCCAGAGGCTTGCTGTCTGACCTACCAGTTCTGGGATTTGCCGGCCTCCACAGCCCCACTGGCCAGTGGCCTATTGTGTGACCTACTTTGGCATCCTTTGGAGCCAGTAGACTGTGGCCTGGTCTGCCAGTTTGGGTTCATCAGTCTCAGCAGCCACGTGGGTCTGGAGAAGCCAACACCCaacccacaaatttgggacttgctagccaccacaacctcatgagccatttcctttataaatacatatgtatgtaatATTATATTAAGGGAAATATATGAGTCACAATTAATTGAACTCACTTTTTATGGAAAAATTAACATTAAACTGGATATTTGAAAGAATTTTATTGTAGTGGTTTACAAAATCTtagtttttttcttcatgtttctcaaaaaatagaaaataattatattttctctaCAATTTATCTTGTGCTTAAATTGCAACTTTTATTGTCTGTTTGTGATTGTAAAACTAATGCACAAAACTTGAAAATAGAGAAACcataaggaagaaagcaaaaaattctCATAATCTCACGATCATTCATGAGGAATTTCAATGTTGTGTCTTTCTTTTGTAAATGTGAATGTGCAttcccttttttctgtttctttttgttttaacattcaCAAGTGACTCCAGTACAAAGTCAGAGAAGCTTGGTCAGGACCAATGGGTGAGAAGAGGGTAGGTCAGAGGACTTGAATTTTCAGgggcttccattttttttttttccaggaagctAGGGTTCTgagaaagcactgggctgctggaataggcataaacgtCCACCAAAAGTTTTTTTCACAGacatttaataattttatataaaacatttgtcTTGAAAGTAATCACTGACTCAGGAAAGTAGAAATAAATTACAGCCAAATTTATTTGAATGTTTGCTGCATGGCCTTGGGCATTTGGGGCTTTATTGTCTCAGACTGTAGAACAGGGAAATGAGAATGAGGATCACCATGGTGGAAAACACAGGCTGTCTTCCCCTGGGTTGGGAAGTTGGGATCCTGGCAAAAATATGGGAAGATGCTTGAGCcatgcaaacaaacaaatgacTTCAAGGTGAAAGACAAAGTTTTTGAATACTGGCCTTGCCCTCAGTTGAGCAGATTCAAAGAGGTGGGAAAGAATAAATGTGTGACGACATGTTGAGGGAATTtgagagaggatttttttttccttctttttattaaCCAAATACTGTCAGTATATTGCCATTCTTTTTCTGATGGATTACATCATTTTAGACTGAAATCGAGGGAAGATTTCAGCAATGTGAAAGTTTAAACTATACTTGAGCCTGGACAGTGTCATTGGTACTCTTgccaaaacaataaataaaactggGTAAAGTATATGGATGAATTGATTTTAGGCAATGGACAAGTATTACAAAACTATGATTGCTGAGTAAAGAAAAACTCATGATCTAAGCCTCACAACCAGGTTTGCCCTCTGCCAGGAGACAATTTCCTGACTCCTAGGTAGCAAACTGGTGTTCAAATGATGTGTGGTAGTCCCACCTATCTGAAGAGCAAGACCTCACAGACAGACATGTCTATTATGACAACCTGTTACTAGGTGCATACACATTTGGGTTTTCATGTATTTTGTCATCATAAAATACTTCTCTTTGCCCCTggtagatttcttttttcttatatcTAGTTTCACTGATATTGATTTAGCtaatcgctccttggaaactctatggggcagttctactctgtcctatagggttgctatgagtcagaattgacttgatgtcaacagGTTGGGTTACAGGTTTTGTGTTCTTTTTACATCGTAcatctgtttctgtctttttactgtttaacCTCCGtcactttatatttaaagtgtgtgtgtgtttttgttttgttttgttggttgcTCGGCtggttatttcatttttcttttagaacACATGCATtcctggtttgttttttcttttctcccctgaCATTCTCTACTTTTTAATTAGAGTGTTTAGattatatttaaagtaatttttgttAGGATTAATTACAAACTTACCATATTGCtacttgttttctatttgtaaGAATGAATCTTTCTTCATTTAACTTATATTCTTTTCATCTGTACTTATTGgcttatcaggagccctggtgacacagtggttaagaactctgccactaagcaaaaggctgtcagtttgaattcaccagccatgccttgagaaccctatggggcagttctactctgtcttacagggtccctgtgagttggaattgactggagggcaaagagttttgttttggctttttggCTTATCAATGAGTCCttgaggtgcaaatggttaagctgttGTCTTCTAAAATGCTAAACCCATCCAGcaccttcacaggagaaagacctggttatatgcttctgtaaagaatgcaGCCAAGAAAAACTTATGGGGCTACTTTttttctgtcacgtggggtcaatGTGAGTCGAGATCAGCTTGAGGGCGTCTAACAACAATATTAAAAACATTGACTTCTCACTTaaacctttgtttttatttttgatgatcatTAAAGTTTTACCACTTTAGCTTATCACAGTGCATCTTCAAATCATGCATAATGTAGGAAACTTACAGTATACTTTCCATTCCCTCTTCCCATCATAGGTACTACTGTTGTTATCTGTTTTATTCTACATATGTTATAAAATCCATAATACATtatgtgatggttaaaattgcaTATCACcttggctaagccatgactcACAAcgttttggcagttatataatgttttgatcactttcctgttgaaatctgacacgtgatcacccccatgatggaatcttctGAGTGGTACCAGTTGGGGTAGGGCCGGTGGCGGCTATCTAACACCTCACCCTTCATCCCTCCACCCTCCTCCACCTACctacttcctgctcaccttgctggggcttttgcttgtttgaatcctgcagctggatctcgtcctctgattcttgggacttgagctagcagcttgcctgaggATCTtgagattcgttgatcttcacagcctgctacAGCCCTGCACtccagcctgctgatcttgggtttgccagcccctgcagataCATTAATCAGGAGGATATTCTTTCTTACCCCACAGCTTTGGGACTTCCATCCTCTAAAaacagcatgagccatttccttgttatgGATCTTTTTCtacgtctctctctctctatatacatatatacctacacacgctttactggttttgcttctctagataacccagcctaagacacattgctattattattcattagtatttatatctcaaagaaattTTAAGATGACAGAAATGCCTTTTGTATTTCCCTCCATGTTTGCCa
Proteins encoded:
- the LOC135227700 gene encoding olfactory receptor 8G50-like, with protein sequence MAAGNHSTVTEFFLAGLTEKSERQLPLFLFFLGVYIITVVGNLGMITLIGLSSHLHIPLYYFLSSLSFIDLCYSTVITPKMLVNFVTEKNTISYPECMTQLYFFIFLIISECHMLAVMAYDGYVAVCNPLLYNVTMSCQVYSWLVVEVYMMGLIGATVHTGYMLRVVFCKAKIINHYFCDLFALMELSCSSTYINEVVLFCLSAFNIFAPILVILGSYVSIIASILLIHSTVSRSKAFSTCSSHISAVTIFYGSAAFTYLQPSSVSSMDQGKLSSVFYTIIVPMLNSLIYSLRNKDVKSALKKSLRKDYFALTKIYNSWRRSSKEGVQR